The DNA sequence TGCATTGCTAATAGGATCATGTGACaaccatattttttaaatatggtTGTCACATGACCAGGCTCCTCTGGTTCCCAGTGACCTGGTGAAACCTCCCAGGGTTTCTGGTTCAGTAACTCTAGATGTGTCAATGAGGAAGttagaaaagaggagaaagaaaactgttttcaccacagaaaattattttatcttttctgGAGAGTTCTTCCTCTTTGGGActcaaaaaaagataaaaatgaaataatctaAGAAGGGAACAGTGATCTTTACTTGTATAACAAGATGTCACAAGCCAAGAAGGTTTGGAATCAGCACTTTAAAAGGACTTAAAATGCTGCAAAAATTGATTGTTTTAAAGTGTAATTTAAAAACCCATTATATTGAAAACTGAAACTTTAAGACGGTGTTTCCCTttgcagaaaaaagaaacttttgGTGTAATTTTATCTTTATGGTGAAAAGGTTAAGTAACTGGGATTTGTGTTGAATTTCAAGGGAATAAtgtacacaaagacacaaatgagacaaaattcaattgtttaaattatttatacaAAACCCAATCCTGTTGTATCAGGAGCATGATGATCTACCCTCAGAGCATCATTGTTTGAATTATCAATTATTTGTTCAAAATTTTAAGAAACGGTAGCCCTTGTACAAGTATATTCATGTACATACTTAAAGTCACAATGTGTGCTCAAATAACAGttgaataaaacacatttcatgcTGACGAACACATTGCCGTACAAAATTACAGCAGTATAATAAAAGTACAGCAAgactaaaaaatatttttgatataaAACACCCTAGAAACACACTCTAAATAAAAAGCTACCAAAAAGGGCGACATCCAGTTCATGAGTGTTTTTCAGCTGTGTGGGTATTTTCAATTCTGtacattgtgtgtaaaaaataaaaaacaaaaagactaCAAAAACAGTACATAGCACTTCAATTCAAACACTTTACTCTTTCAcattaaatttgtgttttacttCCCAGTTTGAAAGTAATGTATATAGGCACAGTAATTAAATTCATGAACCATGTTTGGTCAACACCATTCCTTGTTATTCGTAACTCCACTTCAACACATGGACAAAGTGTAACTCAGGCTGACTAACTAAGTGGCAAACAGTCAGTCCGCTGtcctttttttaatgctttctctcttttccaaAAGTTTGCCATTCTGAAGCGGAGAGCTGCCAAACAGCAAAATGTAGCTGTTAGCTGTCAGtggaaacaaagagaaagaattGCCTTTCCTGATGTGCTCCTTTAACTTCAATTAGTTCACTCCAACAATAAAACATCTTCACAAATTGTTCCCAAGAAGCTCCCAAATTCAACCAAACCAAATTCAAGACGTCCGCAACTCTGACAGGTCTCATTCCAAACTGCCttatattttggattttaaCAAGTTAACTGACTGAACCCATGACATTCATGTAAAATGTAAGCATAATTCAAATTGTCTCTATCCACTATTTACAGACATATTGTTGCATACTTGCCTTAAAAATTTAGAATATGACGTTATCAGTAAATCATTATATTTATGCTTTGTGAGAATTGTGTATAAAATATTGTTTGGAcctaatatttgtattttatcaaataaagatatgattttattttttagaattCAACAGGAGTCCATTAACACAACTAACTAAAGCTTGGAGATAATTCAATCTTATAATTTATCATCTCTCTATAATCATATTGAGTCATCACGTctaaatgaatacatttgacCAAAATCTGTTGCAGCATTTAAATCTTAAATACTTTagaacatatatttttaaataataagcctattcacagaagacattttgacatgtcacaggaAGAAATGCACAGgtggaaataataaaattaatgattaataatgaattccatttagctgctccAGTTTCAGGGTGCTGGTTTTGTACATACTGGCTCACTGTtgcactgtcatggcttactgggacacttgaatagatcggagccatcattaatgttattagtaacacctgtacTTTTCCTACCATAAAAAGTTGAAACGTCTGCTGAAACAGAGCTATTACATCATTTTGTTAGACCTTAGAACTTTTTActcaaagatttaaaaaactttttacaaTGTAAGTTTGAATGCTTTAGTCAATATTGTAGCAGATCAAGATAATTCTGTAATAATTCAACAAAGGTGATCATATTCTctaaaatattacaactttgtATGATAATACTTATAATAAAACCTAAATAATATTGAATggtttgttttactttcatgCCAGGAGTCAAATctttttaaaactacagtggATAACTTGAGGGAGGCTTCAAACTGCAGAAGCTGTTTGTAAAATTAGAACAAAAAAATTCATGTTTACTGATCTGAAGTTGTGTCAAGCCTGAAGATGAAAGATGCAAAATGTTTGGGCCCAGCTGAAGTGTTTAGTCCCTGCTGTTTaggaaacacttttttatttcattctttcattttctttcttctgtgtAGTATTGAAATGTCCATATCCAGCATCAGATTATTATTTAGACAAATCTGCAAGTTCTGAAGTTGCAGAGATgttgtgcttttctgtgttgCATCCCAACTAGATGGTTAATGCTGTAAGGATGGGTGTATTTTTTACGTAAAAATTCGTGCCTATGGCAGCTCTGCATATCAGATATCTTATTCTGGAGTGAAATTCTTCGACCCTTGATGTGGGAGGAAACAGGAAATTTACAGAATAATGTCAGGTTAGCACCAACAGTGCAGAAAAAGGCATTCGACTTGTTGAGGATCATTCTGGTTCCATTCATGGCTGGAAGTAGATGACTTCATGGTGTCATTTAGCTCTGTAACATAATCCATTAAACGCCTCCCTCTCACATGCAATGATGGAGGGTCTGACAAAGGCGACGGCATCCTTTTACTTCTTCAGACACTGGTACATCAGCGCTCGTGGATTGAGCATGTAGCGCTCAGAGTTGAGTAACTTGGTGAGATACTGTGGCACCGGAGGACGAGGGGCCATGTAGGACACACCGGGGCTGACGGCCATCACCTCCGCAATCTTCTGCTTCATCTCACTGATCTCTCTGTCCTGTTTTATCACTTTATCTGTCAGACACACAAAAGTAAATGTAAGGAGATGGATACTCTTGGGTCATTCATGAAGTCCAAGTCATCTTAATGACTGCGAATTTGTATGTTAAACCTATAATCAggggggaaagaaagagaagtcAAATAGTCAAAACTAGAAAACGTTAGGAAAACaaatgtccaaaacccaaaaatattcagtttacaatcatgtatgacaaagaaaagcattaaattgtcacattttggcatatttgcCTACAGAAATTATTGAAATGataatttgattatcaaaataattgctgattaattttctgtcaatcaaccaattaactgactaattgtttcagctctactggATTACATTTGTCCAAAATCTGTTTTGCAAGAGattcaaaatgctgaaaatcTCTATTCAGAAATCAGTGCAGCTTGTAATGAAGAATTTGCCTTTTCAGTAATTCGCCTttcagaggaaaactgcttccATCTCAGGATGGTTCAATAGTGTAGCCAAAGGTGACGACatccttttatttcttctcaCATTGGTACATCAGcactggatggatggatttagCATGTAGCAGTCACAGTTGAGTAACTTATTGTTGATTAACATACTGTGGCACCGGAGGACGAGGGGCCTTACAGGACAATGTAAAGTGCTTtatgaccacatggtggcgctattgGACCCACCAACAACTATCATGTGTTTCTTGGCCCATGTCATAACTTTCCTCCTAAAATGAATtgtaatctgtttttttttttttttttttagacatcaCTTTAACTAACAGACAATTAAGCAAAACATACGGTAACCTgctttggtggaggcagtgagctaaaaaaaagtcacacacaTTGTACAGGTTGCACaggagacaaaataaatgtcaaGACAAAGAGCGGGAACCTTGAGCAATCTCCAGCTGTCTGCGGGCGTCTCCCAAAGCCGAGAACAGGTCCAGTTTGATGCGAGTCTCGGCGCTCAGGTTGTACTCCAGATGCTGAGCCTTCTCCTGCATGGCTGACAGAGTGGACAGCAGcatgtctgtctctttctccacaCAGCGGTACTTTCCCAGAGCCTGattccaaaaacacatcaacagtaAGAACATGTGTAAAACATCACAACGGCAGTTGTACCTTGAGCGGTGACCACCTGAGGGAGTCAGTGCTTTGGTTTCCTAagtattttgcctttttaagaTTTCAGTCAGTGCTTCACTTTGTTGCTTCTGCTATTATGGAGATGTGTTTACGTTCATTCACTTAGGAAACCAATGCAccacagagaaaacagttttcacacactgatgatgaATTGGCCAGCGAttcaaaaaacatgaaaactgcaCGTTATTATATTCGAAGGGATGATTCTGTCTGTGTTGACACTAACTTTgacattttcttacattttgtgATCCTGTACTGGGAAACTTTTCTTAAAGCAgtgcaatgtttttatgaaagaCCTGGCTTCTGTTTATCAGCATGCTTCATGGAGAGTatgccattaaaatgaaatcaaatacCACACGATACAACAATGTACACACctgatgtcagaaaaaaagaaccATACAACAATACTGCATACTGATGTGATGACAAAGTGCAATATGCTGACTGCAGgccaaaataaaatactaaatgtCCCCGAgttttacaaacacaaagaaatacagaCATGAAATCAGAAACTTAAACAGCAAAAACTACTACATGACCAAACTGAAGACAACCAAGAACTGGACCACTTGAAACTCACAGACACTTAAAACTCACAAGTTCATTCCCAAGTAGAGTAAAAAGATACCTCAACATCACTCTCTAGATCTACCACACGACTCTCTTTCACTTGATACTCCAGCTGTAGTTGTTTGTACTCTGTCTCTAGATCTTTTACTCTTTTCCTTAACATTTGGGTTTCAGTGTGTTCCTGCCTGGTGTTGGAGACGgagaaaataacagttttgagcGGTAAGAGAGAggtttcatttgaaatgaagaCCAGttcaaacagaaagaaacatttcattGGCATTTTTTGAAAGTTGGTCTTGATTTTTTAACACATTGAAGATGGTTATACAGGATGCAAGGAAATATCTTAATCAGTAAAAATGATGTGTGCATTAAGCTTTTgttcaaacacactcacagcagCATTTCATTATATTCAGCAGACGCTAATCCACTTCAGTAACGGGGAGCTTGAAGATCTGACGAGTGTGATTTTACCTGTTTGTTAGACTCCGCGCTGTGCTGGCCGCCTCCTCCAGTTTCTGAGCCTGAAGCTCAGCCAATTGTTTCTCAACAGAGAGTCTGgcctctgtctctgctctggTCTTCTTCTCCAGCATCGCACTGGTCTGTTTGTCCCTCTGCTTGGTTTTGGTCAGACAAAGAATCCTGAAGGAAACACAATAAACTCACTTTGAATGACATCACGAATAAGATGATAAATAAGTGGGATACTGCAACATCCAAACCGATTGACAAACTTTTCTAAGGTTCAATCTGCTCGTGGTACTAATCTCCTGTTTTTCCACATAAGACTTTTTGTGGAGTCACATTTTGAACAACGTTTACTATAGTTTACACAAGAGAAGACATTGTGATTATTATACAAGACAGTATTTGGCAAGAACGCAGGATCAAATTCACCTCAATTCATGTTTATCACACTGATTTCTATAAAAGTTGTTTTAATAGATCACAATCATAaatatttagagaaaaaaaaatctcatgtaTAAAGATCTCATACTGTGTGAGATTCAAAGATTAAACTAGTTGGAGCGCCCTGGTAGCCAAATGGTTAATGTGCATGCCACATCaccacaacgtccctggttCAATTATAGCCAATGACCTTCATTGTATGTCgtacccatctctctcccttgtCTCCTGTTTGCCACTTCACTATTCtctatccaataaaggcaaaaatgccaaaaaataaccttaaaaaaaaagatgtgagcCACAGTCCCTCCATATGATATTAATTATGGTCCACTTTAGAGAGAGATCCATCCATCCTCTTGAGGATTACAACATCTCTtcaaaaacagtttatttgaaaatgtttgcatGCCAAATGCTTTCACAGACAACCCTAATTCTAGCATCATTTAAGCTTCTTATCCTCCTTCTTATTTACAGACTGATGTAATGTGTAAAACAGCCCACAGAAGGAGCTAAAGACGAGCTTTCTCCGTCGGGTTTCGTGGATCACTCACTTGCTCTGGAGCAGCATGTTGGACTGTCTGAGCAGGGAAACCTCTGGTCTCAGGCTCCTCTCACTGTTGGTCAAGTTGCAGATGTGACTCCGCAGCTCCTGCTCGCTCTGCCGGCTCACCTGCAGCTCGCCTTTCAGCCTCCTCAGCTCTTGCTCCAGCCTGAAAGATGAAGAAGGTTGAGTTGCATGGAAAGACATGGAAAAGCTTTTAGCGCCGATTCTAAACTTAAATGAACTAAACTTGATCGTGACTTACTTGCTCATCTGTTCGGTGTGGTAATTCTGAGCTGCTGTGACGCTCTTGTCTGTCGTGTCCCGGTTGGGGCTGACAGTTTTTGAGCTGGATCTCTGTTTCTTCTCAGTCCTGCCAGCAGGTGGTGAGGGAGTGTTTGTGCTGGCTCTGCGGACTTTCGGTGAGGAGCTCTTAGCCACCCGCGTGGCTTTGCTTCCCTGCTCCTCTTGAGGTAGATTTTCTAGGGTTGTAGAGGATTCTGGTCCTCCTGCCCCGCTGTAGAGCTGGTCTCTGGACTCACTGACACCAGATTTGGACGACGGTGTCCGTCGGTTTGAGTCAGCTGCCTTCACCTCCTGTGTTCccttctctgttgctctctcctCGCTGCGGATCTGGAGGCAGTCTACGGTGTGTGACTCGTCATGAGCAACAACAGCACCGTTCTGACACTGATACTGACTTGATTCAGGCTTTGTCTTCCATTTTGAGTCTGCAAgtacagacagaaacatgaaaggTCAATACTGTCACTCTACCGTCATTTAAATGTTGCAGCTGTGATATGAAAACATCTACTGTAGGCtgcaaaaacattcacagtcacCTTTCATTGGTTTGCACAACAGTGGAAAAAGAGTCTGTTTGTTGCATTTTGAGTATAGAAGCGTCAAAAAGACTCCTGTCTCTGTAACTTTACCACCCTGATGGTGTTACTACCAGATAAGAATACATAAATCATAAGTATAAATATGAGCCAGCcttgtttattgttgttgtgcttttctgtatttgtagttttgttgtCATCATTTCATGCTGAATGAGCCGACCAAACTAAATGAGTGTCTGGTGTAAACACTTTCTTCCTCACTAAAAAGGATGACTTCCTCTTTAAATGTTTCCTAAATCTCTGCAAGTGACTCACTTTTTGTTTCCTGAGGAGTCAGTGAATGACTTTGTATGCCAGTGGGTAATGAACCGTTGTATTTTAAGAATCGTGGAAAATCAAGACAATGTCATTGGTGCATTAAAGTACAGTGcatatcaataaattaacaTCTGGGGCTTCCTGATGGCCTTAGCATTTAAGACAATGGCTGTGTATTTTCTACTGCTCTTGTCATTAAGTCAAGCAGAGGAGCTTTGCTGCAtgtccttcttccctctctctcttccctcactGTGTCTCTACTCTGCACtgtctaataaaggcataaaatgcctCCAAAAATCgcctaaaaaatatattttttaaaatgtcataattgTTCAAAACGTCTTGTGTCTAGCAGGCATTGTTAGCATTTTTCTTAGcataaacagaagaaagaatTACTTGGTTAGCATGAGTTAGgatcagacaaacaaaaatagtgCCACCTACAGAAACTCAAATGTCAAATTGCAAACGTTTCACACAGTCCTTGGTTGATGAAACCAGaaccacaaaaaaaagaatgacttcaaacaaaaaataaatcagagacAAGCAGCAGGTTGTGAGAACAGAAGAAGCTACACAGTGTAAATGAACTGATGGTGCAGGTGCACGGACTTACTGCTGCTGCCATCTGTGCCAGTCTTGGGATAAACCTGCAGGCCTGGAGGGAGGGAGTGCTGCAGGAGGTGCATGTGGAAGTCATTCTCACTCTGCACAGCTTTCTGTATGCGCAGCTTGAAGACGTTAGTGAAGTAGCAGGTGGCGTCGAACCCCAGATATACTACAGGATATCCTATGCTGAATGCAAATACAGAGGGAAAGATAatcagaatatactgtatgtgccagataatcaaaatataaacacagcCTGGTCAACCACTAGAGACACCTCATTACTCTATTGATAAATTATGtatatttgaacattttcaccTCACACTTACACCTGCTGTTAATCAGCCACCGGGTATAAAACGGAGAGAATTTAATCCATTAGTCTAATCTATGTTGCACAAAACATTTAGGCCAAATCAGATACAGAGATCAATAAAAATTAGTACTAATGGTTTTTACAACAGCTCAGTCACATTTTGAGAATGCATTTGAATTTTGCTGAAGGCAGATTTGCATAAATCAACATACCAGTGTGCAGCAAAAAGATGAGACAAGTTGGCATGAGAGGTTTTAAGGTCTTTGAGTCGAAGTGAAGCCTCTGTGTACACAAGAAGAATCCACAGGGAAACCGTGGATATACAGATGCCCTTCTCTGAGGAGAAAATTGCAATAATCAGATATTAAGAGATGGAAAATACTATAATATTTAATTA is a window from the Thunnus thynnus chromosome 18, fThuThy2.1, whole genome shotgun sequence genome containing:
- the si:dkey-12h9.6 gene encoding macoilin, which produces MKKRYVDASRLRKMKKLKITEKLSESAYTFLKFMVMWTLVLLADFILEFRLEYLWPCWLFFGSVYTTFHCHGLVICAVFVCAAFTLDIFCLIFVPLHWLFFVASTYVLFNYIWHTEKGICISTVSLWILLVYTEASLRLKDLKTSHANLSHLFAAHCIGYPVVYLGFDATCYFTNVFKLRIQKAVQSENDFHMHLLQHSLPPGLQVYPKTGTDGSSNSKWKTKPESSQYQCQNGAVVAHDESHTVDCLQIRSEERATEKGTQEVKAADSNRRTPSSKSGVSESRDQLYSGAGGPESSTTLENLPQEEQGSKATRVAKSSSPKVRRASTNTPSPPAGRTEKKQRSSSKTVSPNRDTTDKSVTAAQNYHTEQMSKLEQELRRLKGELQVSRQSEQELRSHICNLTNSERSLRPEVSLLRQSNMLLQSKILCLTKTKQRDKQTSAMLEKKTRAETEARLSVEKQLAELQAQKLEEAASTARSLTNRQEHTETQMLRKRVKDLETEYKQLQLEYQVKESRVVDLESDVEALGKYRCVEKETDMLLSTLSAMQEKAQHLEYNLSAETRIKLDLFSALGDARRQLEIAQDKVIKQDREISEMKQKIAEVMAVSPGVSYMAPRPPVPQYLTKLLNSERYMLNPRALMYQCLKK